The following coding sequences lie in one Kamptonema formosum PCC 6407 genomic window:
- a CDS encoding pepsin/retropepsin-like aspartic protease family protein: MTLVLPNLKDKQMGQVLTIITVTNRIDRVLADRGFISHDEIRTMTLDRVLVDTGATLLSLPAHIISQLGLIQVGERDVETSAGIKKGRIFADVELFVEGREGRFDCLELPEGVNAVLLGVTPLEILGLEPDLKNQRLRVLPMNEEQTYLMV; the protein is encoded by the coding sequence ATGACACTTGTACTGCCGAACTTAAAAGACAAACAAATGGGTCAAGTTCTCACCATAATAACTGTCACCAATCGCATCGATCGAGTCCTAGCCGATCGCGGCTTCATTTCCCATGATGAAATCCGCACTATGACACTCGATCGAGTCCTAGTTGATACGGGCGCAACATTACTCTCCTTACCCGCTCATATTATCAGTCAGCTAGGTTTAATTCAAGTAGGAGAAAGGGATGTAGAAACATCTGCTGGCATCAAAAAAGGTCGAATCTTTGCTGATGTCGAACTTTTTGTAGAAGGGAGAGAAGGCAGATTTGATTGTTTAGAACTGCCGGAAGGAGTGAATGCGGTTTTGTTAGGTGTCACTCCCTTAGAAATATTAGGTTTAGAACCCGATTTAAAAAATCAAAGGCTGCGGGTATTGCCGATGAATGAAGAGCAAACATATTTGATGGTATAA
- a CDS encoding cob(I)yrinic acid a,c-diamide adenosyltransferase: MVRNGIGIRTAQARSERIVGQIHVYDGASKGKSQAALGVVLRSIGLGINSDSPTRVLLLRFLKGPGRSYDEDGAIEALQRGFPHLIDQVRTGRAEYFGSKEITRFDRLEAQRGWDVAKGAIASDLYSVVVLDEINPVLDLGLLPIEEIVNTLKHKSEHLEIIATGRAAPQALLDIADLHSEMKAHHHPAAAASGITGIEIYTGAGKGKSTSALGKALQAIGRGISQDQSHRVLIMQWLKGGTGYTEDAAIAALRQIYPYLVDHQRCGRDAIVWRGQQQELDYVEAERGWEIARAAIASGLYKTIILDELNPTVDLELLPVEPIVEALLRKPRDTEIIITGRCYKPHAYFDLASVHSEVFCHKHYGDRGVELKRGVDF; the protein is encoded by the coding sequence ATGGTAAGGAATGGCATAGGGATTCGCACGGCTCAAGCGCGTTCAGAGCGCATAGTCGGTCAAATTCATGTTTACGACGGCGCTAGTAAAGGCAAATCTCAGGCCGCCTTGGGCGTAGTTTTGCGCTCTATTGGCTTGGGCATCAATTCTGACTCCCCCACAAGAGTTTTACTGCTGCGGTTTCTGAAAGGGCCGGGGCGCTCCTATGATGAAGATGGGGCAATAGAAGCTTTACAACGGGGCTTTCCCCATTTAATAGACCAAGTGCGTACTGGCAGAGCAGAATATTTCGGCTCCAAAGAAATTACCCGCTTTGATAGATTAGAGGCTCAGCGGGGGTGGGACGTGGCAAAAGGCGCGATCGCATCAGATTTATACTCAGTTGTAGTTCTCGACGAAATTAACCCCGTCTTAGACCTCGGTTTACTGCCCATCGAAGAAATAGTTAATACCCTCAAACACAAATCCGAACACTTAGAAATTATCGCCACAGGTAGGGCCGCCCCCCAAGCACTGCTAGATATCGCCGACTTGCACTCAGAAATGAAGGCCCACCATCACCCCGCCGCCGCAGCTAGCGGCATTACAGGGATCGAGATTTACACCGGCGCTGGTAAAGGCAAATCTACTAGCGCCCTCGGTAAAGCTTTACAGGCCATCGGTAGAGGCATTAGCCAAGATCAATCCCATCGTGTATTAATTATGCAGTGGCTCAAAGGGGGGACAGGCTATACAGAAGATGCCGCGATCGCAGCCTTGCGACAGATATATCCTTATTTAGTAGATCATCAACGTTGCGGCCGAGATGCGATCGTTTGGCGCGGACAGCAACAAGAGCTAGACTATGTAGAAGCCGAGCGCGGTTGGGAAATAGCTAGAGCTGCGATCGCATCTGGCTTATATAAAACTATCATCCTCGACGAACTCAACCCCACCGTTGACCTCGAACTCTTACCCGTAGAACCCATAGTCGAAGCCCTACTCCGAAAACCCCGCGATACAGAAATCATTATCACCGGGCG
- a CDS encoding tetratricopeptide repeat protein, with protein MPEDFLEDKIDNEKSYRQLLVSIKASQGILSVLVAVCDDINFRESLIRRYEGELEKWNIRPYRLRLARGEPSLRSAIANQVEIDEYLQQRGRSVLTVVGAEDLSFLSRNSERSEQDKFFGYLQWTREGLRAFPFPIVLWITNDIFGKINRRAPDFWSWRKGVFRFEAIKVSLVAVTGSIAVIGEDVSKDSSLSNFNQNDFLLSLEDLQGLIEQTRSRNGDKDPKLAGLYSRIAQVYEARLDRGESEDYRKERELAIAYLYQAIELQKEFGLKFDLVGSLNRVGLIFQVEGRFKEAIELHREALAISQEIRDRQGEATSYRGLGNAYSSLRKYQQAIHFYQQSLEISQEIGDRRGDASSLNGLGNAYSSLGEYQQAIQFHQQSLEIEREIGNCQGEASSLTNLGIVYQSLRQYQQAIQFHQQSLEISQEIGDLQGEANSLGNLGNVYDSLGEYQQAIKFHQQSLEIARQIGDRRSEAISLNNLGNAHNSLEKYQQAIQFHQQSLELAQEIRDCEIKYADLCNIGNCHRFLKEYPQAINYYQQALVILREKCDRKGEANILQCLAASYYQTGKIKEAFAAASQAVQILMEIATSLDDYPFPKWIKSAIKFAQRGKWQIALCFVAGLMAFPLVPFVIVAFVALTIWRLIHPKLNRH; from the coding sequence ATGCCAGAAGATTTTTTAGAAGATAAAATTGACAACGAAAAAAGCTATCGCCAGTTATTAGTATCGATCAAGGCGAGTCAGGGAATTTTATCGGTACTGGTTGCTGTTTGCGATGATATCAACTTTCGAGAAAGCCTGATTAGGCGTTACGAAGGGGAACTGGAAAAATGGAATATTCGCCCCTATCGATTGAGACTTGCCAGAGGGGAACCTAGTTTGAGAAGTGCCATTGCTAACCAGGTAGAGATAGATGAGTATTTGCAACAGCGAGGTAGGTCAGTTTTAACGGTTGTTGGTGCTGAAGATTTATCCTTTTTGAGTAGAAATTCTGAGCGATCGGAACAAGATAAATTTTTTGGTTATCTCCAGTGGACGCGGGAAGGATTGCGGGCTTTTCCTTTTCCTATTGTCTTGTGGATTACTAATGATATTTTTGGCAAAATTAACAGAAGAGCACCGGATTTTTGGAGTTGGCGGAAAGGAGTTTTTCGGTTTGAAGCTATCAAAGTTAGTCTAGTTGCAGTGACAGGATCTATAGCGGTAATAGGTGAAGATGTATCGAAAGATTCTAGTTTATCTAATTTTAATCAAAATGACTTTTTATTATCCCTAGAAGATTTGCAAGGATTAATTGAACAAACCCGGAGTAGAAATGGTGATAAAGATCCTAAGTTGGCAGGTTTGTATAGTCGGATAGCGCAGGTGTATGAAGCTAGATTGGATCGAGGAGAATCGGAAGATTATCGAAAAGAGAGAGAATTGGCGATCGCGTATTTGTATCAAGCTATTGAACTGCAAAAAGAGTTTGGATTAAAGTTTGATTTAGTGGGTAGTTTGAATCGAGTGGGATTGATTTTTCAAGTTGAAGGGAGGTTTAAAGAAGCAATTGAACTACATCGGGAAGCGTTGGCAATTTCACAGGAAATACGCGATCGGCAAGGTGAAGCTACTTCCTATAGAGGTTTAGGCAATGCTTACAGTTCCCTCAGAAAATACCAGCAAGCGATACATTTCTATCAGCAATCTCTGGAAATTTCACAGGAAATCGGCGATCGCCGAGGTGACGCTAGTTCCCTCAATGGTTTAGGCAATGCTTACAGTTCCCTCGGAGAATACCAGCAAGCAATACAGTTCCATCAGCAATCTCTGGAAATTGAACGGGAAATCGGCAATTGCCAAGGTGAAGCTAGTTCCCTCACTAATTTAGGCATTGTTTACCAATCCCTCAGACAATACCAGCAAGCGATACAGTTCCATCAGCAATCTCTGGAAATTTCACAGGAAATCGGCGATCTTCAAGGTGAAGCTAATTCCCTTGGCAATTTAGGCAATGTTTATGACTCCCTCGGAGAATACCAGCAAGCGATAAAGTTCCATCAGCAATCTCTGGAAATTGCACGGCAAATTGGCGATCGCAGAAGTGAAGCTATTTCCCTCAATAATTTAGGTAATGCTCACAACTCGCTCGAAAAATACCAGCAAGCGATACAGTTCCATCAGCAATCTCTGGAACTTGCACAGGAAATACGCGATTGCGAAATTAAATATGCCGATCTGTGCAATATTGGCAATTGTCACCGATTTTTAAAGGAATACCCGCAAGCGATTAATTACTATCAACAAGCGCTAGTAATTTTACGGGAAAAATGCGATCGCAAAGGTGAAGCCAATATCCTTCAATGTCTAGCTGCATCGTATTATCAGACTGGCAAAATTAAAGAAGCATTTGCAGCCGCTTCCCAAGCAGTTCAGATATTAATGGAAATTGCTACATCTCTAGATGATTACCCTTTCCCCAAGTGGATAAAATCAGCGATTAAATTTGCACAACGAGGTAAATGGCAAATTGCCTTGTGCTTTGTTGCGGGGTTGATGGCCTTTCCTTTGGTTCCGTTTGTTATAGTTGCATTTGTAGCCTTGACAATATGGCGGCTAATCCACCCTAAACTGAATCGACATTGA
- a CDS encoding pentapeptide repeat-containing protein gives MLVASKPNKPITPKPTPPELKPPQQTPAELSASAFTLGAIAAMIIGLANDNVWIGLLGAIAAIAMSLRVIWPSWGHIWTQVIPPTWRTLIVACFGILAGIVGLLMLSSTNNEPDGPNIQINWDAIGALGELIGALGQILIAILGVYVAWRQYVISKDLTIQQNRITQQQTIDAYFQGVSDLALDEQGFLEDWPQERAIAEGRTAAIMSSVDAEGKAKIMRFLSQAKLVTPIKRDRHLGRPILDGDGGYAEDREYGVRVIEIGVMLAGADLANMDLRWTDLSEANLVRANLSGSDLVKANLSRTILYDANLARADLKGASLFYGSVETASPRSRTDIPDYNTGKNTGAVIENADFTGVKRLSDDQRYYCCSWCGEQSRKTIPGGCEGIPNKLGR, from the coding sequence GTGCTCGTGGCTTCCAAACCAAACAAACCGATAACTCCCAAGCCGACACCTCCTGAACTCAAACCACCGCAACAAACCCCTGCTGAATTGTCCGCCTCAGCCTTCACACTAGGCGCGATCGCGGCCATGATTATCGGATTGGCCAACGATAACGTCTGGATCGGGTTACTCGGTGCGATCGCGGCGATCGCCATGTCTCTGCGCGTCATTTGGCCGAGTTGGGGCCACATCTGGACGCAAGTCATCCCCCCCACCTGGCGCACTCTGATCGTTGCTTGCTTTGGGATTTTAGCGGGAATCGTGGGCTTATTGATGCTGAGTAGTACCAATAACGAACCGGACGGCCCTAACATCCAGATTAACTGGGATGCGATCGGCGCATTGGGCGAATTGATCGGCGCATTAGGGCAAATTCTGATCGCAATTCTGGGCGTTTACGTCGCTTGGCGACAATATGTGATCTCAAAAGACTTGACAATTCAACAAAATAGAATTACTCAGCAGCAAACCATAGACGCTTATTTTCAAGGCGTTTCCGACTTAGCTTTAGACGAACAGGGATTCTTGGAAGACTGGCCCCAAGAAAGAGCGATCGCAGAAGGTCGCACCGCTGCCATTATGAGCAGTGTAGACGCAGAAGGCAAAGCCAAAATTATGCGCTTTCTATCCCAAGCTAAATTAGTTACCCCAATTAAGCGCGATCGCCATTTAGGTCGTCCCATCCTTGACGGAGACGGCGGTTACGCTGAAGATCGCGAATACGGCGTGCGCGTCATCGAAATCGGCGTGATGTTAGCAGGAGCCGATCTCGCTAACATGGATTTACGCTGGACAGACTTAAGCGAAGCCAACCTCGTCAGAGCCAATCTCAGCGGCAGCGACCTCGTGAAAGCTAACCTTTCCCGTACAATTTTATACGACGCGAACCTCGCCAGAGCCGATCTCAAAGGCGCATCCCTATTTTACGGCTCAGTAGAAACCGCTTCACCTCGCAGTCGCACCGATATCCCCGATTACAATACAGGCAAAAACACGGGCGCAGTCATTGAAAATGCTGATTTCACAGGTGTTAAGCGGTTATCTGACGACCAAAGATACTATTGTTGTTCTTGGTGTGGTGAACAATCTAGAAAAACCATTCCCGGTGGCTGCGAAGGTATTCCTAATAAATTAGGAAGATGA